One genomic window of Gemmatimonadota bacterium includes the following:
- a CDS encoding NAD(+) synthase, with amino-acid sequence MDPKFIPDQFLDIRSHGFVRLAIAVPRIRVGDPAENVAHHLEQIEAAGEMGASYVLFPELSLTGYTCADLFHSQALLEGALEALEALLAGTEGLDPAFSFGMPLRLDHAVFNVAVTCSRGEILAVTPKTYLPQYREFYETRYFARAAEAQTETVSLCGRDAPFGPDVLLRTDDPRVVIYPTICEDDWVPVPPASRAALAGATILANLSASNIVIGKAQYREDLILASSGRNEAVHMYAAAGFGESTMDVVWDGHGFITERGYMLAKTERFQLDGTCITADVDVEALTLERGVQGSFRQNAMDYKSSWRSVSLPGFRPGQAGDADNGAAGKGREQAYQTFHRDIPAHPFVPQNPAERSQRCREVFMIQSTGLATKLRSLPEDARRVVVAVSGGQDSTHALNVAVHTMDLLGLPRSRIVALTMPGLGTTERTYTNACALIRAVGATFREIDIKPAVRKFFGDIDHSEDKKDLVYENTQAWTRKLEELATAAQVRGIVLGTGDLSELALGWCTMFGDHASHYGVNAGIPKTLISYLIKWTADEVFEEEPKVREVLLDILDTPISPELLPPSDREIAQKTEEEIGPYELHDFFIYYFLRFGFSPSRIARMALHAFEGKYGLPEIKAWLRVFIVRFFQNQFKRNCLPEGPKVGMTCISPRGDWRMPSDASPAAWLTDLERIPDAL; translated from the coding sequence ATGGACCCGAAGTTTATACCCGACCAGTTCCTGGATATTCGAAGCCACGGCTTCGTCCGCCTGGCCATCGCCGTACCCCGCATACGCGTGGGCGATCCCGCGGAGAATGTAGCCCATCACCTCGAGCAGATTGAAGCGGCCGGAGAGATGGGGGCTTCCTACGTCCTCTTCCCCGAATTGAGCCTCACCGGCTATACCTGCGCCGACCTTTTTCACTCCCAGGCGCTCCTGGAAGGCGCCCTGGAGGCCCTGGAAGCATTGCTCGCCGGCACGGAGGGGCTCGACCCGGCCTTCAGCTTCGGCATGCCCCTGCGGCTGGACCACGCGGTCTTCAACGTCGCGGTGACCTGCAGCCGCGGGGAAATCCTGGCGGTAACGCCCAAGACCTATCTTCCCCAGTACCGCGAATTCTATGAGACACGGTACTTCGCCCGGGCGGCTGAAGCGCAGACGGAGACCGTATCCCTCTGCGGCCGGGACGCGCCTTTCGGACCCGACGTGCTCCTGCGCACGGATGATCCCAGGGTGGTGATCTACCCGACGATCTGCGAAGACGACTGGGTGCCGGTCCCGCCGGCCAGCCGGGCGGCGCTGGCGGGGGCGACCATACTCGCCAATCTCTCGGCGTCGAACATCGTCATCGGCAAGGCGCAGTACCGCGAGGACCTCATCCTGGCCTCCTCGGGACGCAACGAGGCGGTACACATGTACGCCGCGGCGGGCTTCGGGGAATCGACCATGGACGTGGTCTGGGACGGCCACGGGTTCATCACCGAGCGCGGCTACATGCTGGCGAAAACGGAACGATTTCAACTGGACGGGACCTGCATCACGGCGGACGTGGACGTGGAGGCGCTTACGCTGGAGCGCGGCGTCCAGGGTTCGTTCCGGCAGAACGCCATGGATTACAAGTCATCCTGGCGGTCCGTCTCATTGCCGGGCTTCCGGCCCGGACAGGCCGGGGATGCGGATAACGGTGCCGCCGGAAAAGGCCGTGAACAGGCGTATCAGACCTTCCATCGCGACATACCCGCCCATCCCTTCGTACCCCAGAATCCGGCCGAACGCAGCCAGCGATGCCGCGAGGTCTTCATGATCCAGTCCACGGGACTGGCGACCAAGCTCAGATCGCTGCCCGAGGATGCCCGGCGCGTCGTCGTGGCGGTCTCCGGCGGTCAGGATTCGACCCACGCCCTGAACGTGGCGGTGCACACCATGGACCTCCTCGGCCTGCCCCGGTCCCGCATCGTGGCCCTGACCATGCCGGGTCTGGGCACCACGGAACGGACCTACACGAACGCCTGCGCCCTGATCCGTGCCGTCGGCGCCACGTTCCGGGAGATCGACATCAAACCCGCGGTACGGAAGTTCTTCGGGGACATCGATCATTCGGAAGACAAGAAAGACCTCGTCTACGAGAACACCCAGGCATGGACGCGGAAGCTGGAGGAGCTCGCCACGGCCGCCCAGGTCAGGGGCATCGTTCTCGGCACGGGAGACCTCTCGGAACTGGCGCTGGGCTGGTGCACCATGTTCGGCGACCACGCCAGCCACTACGGGGTCAACGCCGGGATACCCAAGACCCTCATTTCTTACCTGATCAAATGGACGGCCGACGAGGTCTTCGAGGAGGAGCCGAAGGTCCGCGAGGTACTGCTGGACATCCTCGATACACCCATCTCCCCGGAATTGCTGCCCCCGAGCGATCGCGAGATCGCACAGAAAACCGAAGAAGAAATCGGTCCCTACGAGCTGCACGACTTCTTCATCTACTACTTCCTGCGTTTCGGCTTTTCGCCTTCCCGGATCGCCCGGATGGCGCTGCACGCCTTCGAGGGGAAGTACGGACTCCCTGAAATCAAGGCCTGGCTCCGCGTCTTCATTGTCCGGTTCTTCCAAAACCAGTTCAAACGGAACTGCCTGCCCGAAGGACCCAAGGTCGGCATGACCTGCATCTCTCCCCGCGGCGACTGGCGGATGCCGTCCGATGCTTCGCCGGCTGCCTGGCTGACGGACCTGGAACGCATCCCCGATGCGCTTTAG